The Microlunatus soli genome contains the following window.
CCACCGACAGCTGGCTGCCGATGTTGCCGTAGCCCACGATGCCGAGGGTGCGACCGCGGACCTCGTGGGCGCCCTTGGCCGACTTGTCCCAGACGCCGTCATGCAGCGCCTTGTTCTTGTCGGTCAGATGCCGGGCCATCGCGATGATCTCGGCGATCGCCAGTTCGACGACGCTGCGGGTGTTGGAGAACGGCGCGTTGAAGACGGCGACGCCGCGCTCGGCGGCGGCGTTCAGGTCGATCTGGTTGGTGCCGATGCAGAAGGCGCCGACGGCCAGCAGGTTTGGCGCGGACGCCAGCGCCTCGGCCGTCACCTGGGTCTTGGAACGGATCCCGAGCAGGTCGACATCGTGGATCGCGGCCACCAGATCGTCGCCGTCCAAGGCACCCTTGGCCACCTCGACCTCGAAGCCACGCTCGGCCAACAGCCGTTGCGCGTCTGCGTGGATGTTCTCCAGCAATAAAGCCTTCATCGCCGCGTCCTGCTCCTCGCCCTGATCGTCGTACCCCGGCACACCGGTGTCGCCGCACCGAGCCCTCATTCTAGGGACCCGGTGCGGCGACACCGACAGTGATCTCAGCCAGCAACCGCGGTGACGGCATCCTGCGTCAACGCGCTCGGCGGTGTCGGCTGCAGCCGGACCTCGGTCGATTCCGCCGCCGAGTGGTAGGTGGCGTCCACGATCAGGGCACGGGTCAACGCCTCGTCGCCCTGGTGCCCGGCCAACTCCTCGGCAGCGACCGCGGCCACGAAGTCGGCGACTGCCTCGGCGTGACCACCGTTCAGCCCCAGCGCCGGCTTCAGGTCGGCATCCACACCGTCGATCTGGGTCCAGGCCCGCAGCTGCGGCCCCGGCGGGTTCCAGGTCAACTCGGCGCCGCCCTCGGTGCCGTACAGCGTGACGTACATGTCGTCGTGCCCGACACCCTGCGCCCAGCTGCTTTCCAGCAGCAGGGTGCTGCCGTTGTCCATCCGGACGAAGGCAGTAGCCAGGTCCTCGACCTCGAACGGCACCGGCTGGTCGCTGCCCGGTTGACCGGCACCGTAGTTGCCCCGGCCGCGGCCGCGCGGACCGTAGGCGGCGTAGGTGGAGGCGCTGACGGTCTGCACCGACGGCTCGCCCATCAGGTGCAGCGCCATGTCCAGCATGTGCACGCCGATGTCCATCAGCGGGCCGCCACCGGAGGTGGCCTTGCGGCTGAACCAGTTGCCGACGCCACCGGGGATGCCGTGATAGCGCATCCAGCCGGCCTTGGCGTAGTAGATCTCGCCCAGCAGGCCCTTGTCGATCAGCTCCTTGGTCGCGGTCACCTCGGCCTTGCGCCGATGGTTGAACGAGACCTCAAGGATCTTGCCGTTCGCCTTCGCTGCATCGACCATCTGCCGCGCCGAGGCAGCGTCCAGCGCCATCGGCTTCTCGCTCAGCACGTGCACACCGGCCTCCAGCGCGCCGATCGCGATCGGCGCATGCAGCGACGGCGGGGTGCAGACGCTGACCACGTCCAGTTCGGCGTTCTTGATCAGGTCGACCCAGTCGGCGTAACGGTGCTCGACGGCGTACTCGTCACCGAGGCGCTGCAGCGGCTCGGCCTCCATCCCGGCGAGTCCGACCAGGTCGACCCCGGCGGCCCGCTGATATCCGTTCATGTGCTGCTGGCCTGCCCAGCCGAGTCCGACGACCCCCGCACGCAGATTCCTGCTCACTCCTCAGACCTCCCCGCTCTTGTCAGCTTCGGGGTTCAGCTTGGCACCGGTGAACTGCGGCGTTGCCATATTCCGCACTGCGGGCGCGGCGAAGTTCGTGCTCGCGGTCGGGGCGGCCCACCGAACGCCATTGGCCAGCACCTGCTGGATGTCGGGATGGTGGTAGACCGGGAAGTCCTGGTCACCGGGCGAGAAGTAGAACACCTTGCCCTTGCCACGCCGCCAGGTGCAGCCGGACCGGAACACCTCGCCGCCGCTGAAGGACGAGATGAAGACCAGCTCGTCGGGCTGCGGGATGTCGAAGTACTCCCCGTACATCTCCTGCTGCTCGATCACGATCGGGCTCGGTACGCCCTCGGCGATCGGATGATCGGCCGCGACGGTCCAGACCAGCTCGGAGTCGTCCTTGCTGCGCCAGGACAGCGAGCAGCTGGTGCCCATCAGCTTCTTGAAGATCTTGGAGAAGTGCGCCGAGTGCAGCAACAGGATGCCCATCCCGCCGAGCACCCGCTGATGCACCTTGTCCACGATCGCGTCGTCGATCTGATCGTGCGCCGCGTGGCCCCACCAGGTCAGGACGTCGGTGTTGTCCAGCACCTCGTCGGTCAGTCCGTGCTCGGGCTGGTCGCGGGTTGCGGTGCGCACTTCGACGGCATCACCCAACAGCTTGCTCAGGCCGCCGGCAATGGCGCCGTGCATGCCCTCCGGGTAACGCTCGGCCATCGCGGCCTGGTCGCGTTCGGAGGTCTCGTGGAAGTTCTCGCCCCATACGGTGACGCGAATCGGTCGGTTGAAGAATTGATTCACAAGGCCCCATCCTTCCCCCTCACCTCGGGGGTTCGTACATCGGGCGCGCCGCCCTTCCCGGCATTCGGACGGATCACCGGCATCATGGGGTCCGGACCGCGGCTGTGACGGCGACATTGGAGGTGACCGATGGACGGCAACCGGTTCTCGATCCACCGGATGACGCTGCGGGCTTTCGACCTCAGTGAGCGCGGGGCGCGCGCCGGCAAGCGGTCGGCACAGCGCCGCTGGGAACGGCTGCGGAGTCGGTCGTTCATGATCATCCAATGCGCGGTGACCGCCGGCCTGGCTTGGCTACTGGCCAGTCTGCTGATCGGGCCGCGCCCCTTCTTCTCCGCGGTTGCCGCGATCATCACGCTGGGTTTCAGCTTCGGCCAGCGCTGGCGCCGTGCGTTGGAGGTGGCGGCCGGTGTCGCGGTCGGCGTCGGGATCGGCGACCTGTTCGTGCACATCTTCGGCACCGGCACCTGGCAGATCATCCTGGTCTGCATCATCGCGATGGCGATCGCGGTGCTGCTCGGCGCCGGCAACCTGATGATC
Protein-coding sequences here:
- a CDS encoding Gfo/Idh/MocA family protein produces the protein MSRNLRAGVVGLGWAGQQHMNGYQRAAGVDLVGLAGMEAEPLQRLGDEYAVEHRYADWVDLIKNAELDVVSVCTPPSLHAPIAIGALEAGVHVLSEKPMALDAASARQMVDAAKANGKILEVSFNHRRKAEVTATKELIDKGLLGEIYYAKAGWMRYHGIPGGVGNWFSRKATSGGGPLMDIGVHMLDMALHLMGEPSVQTVSASTYAAYGPRGRGRGNYGAGQPGSDQPVPFEVEDLATAFVRMDNGSTLLLESSWAQGVGHDDMYVTLYGTEGGAELTWNPPGPQLRAWTQIDGVDADLKPALGLNGGHAEAVADFVAAVAAEELAGHQGDEALTRALIVDATYHSAAESTEVRLQPTPPSALTQDAVTAVAG
- a CDS encoding ThuA domain-containing protein, giving the protein MNQFFNRPIRVTVWGENFHETSERDQAAMAERYPEGMHGAIAGGLSKLLGDAVEVRTATRDQPEHGLTDEVLDNTDVLTWWGHAAHDQIDDAIVDKVHQRVLGGMGILLLHSAHFSKIFKKLMGTSCSLSWRSKDDSELVWTVAADHPIAEGVPSPIVIEQQEMYGEYFDIPQPDELVFISSFSGGEVFRSGCTWRRGKGKVFYFSPGDQDFPVYHHPDIQQVLANGVRWAAPTASTNFAAPAVRNMATPQFTGAKLNPEADKSGEV